A genomic window from Triticum urartu cultivar G1812 chromosome 7, Tu2.1, whole genome shotgun sequence includes:
- the LOC125520380 gene encoding citrate-binding protein-like, producing MTKRLLPWISVLVVLSTLWRSCSPAAGADPTAGFIAVEVTGDRFKLHKPYDLPQEQRYELRADGVRRFWVYCDDKPIRAGSPTKPRSEILLNVTYSSGVWQFEGYGYVRAGTTGVSVMQVFGAPGPPRNTTLMLHVYGGRLVYYNDETKVVDDHIYDRWFRLNVVHDVQASALTVFIDGDKRLVVPGYGGDLHYFKFGVYTQTDPSHYMESRWRDVKVYTKTPY from the exons ATGACCAAGCGCTTGCTGCCATGGATCAGTGTCTTGGTCGTGCTGTCGACGCTGTGGCGCTCGTGCAGCCCGGCAGCTGGTGCCGACCCGACGGCCGGCTTCATCGCCGTCGAGGTCACGGGGGACCGGTTCAAGCTCCACAAGCCGTACGACCTACCGCAGGAGCAGCGCTACGAGCTCCGTGCCGATGGCGTGCGGCGGTTCTGGGTCTACTGCGACGACAAGCCCATCCGCGCCGGGAGCCCCACCAAGCCGCGCTCCGAGATCCTCCTCAAT GTAACGTACAGCTCCGGGGTGTGGCAGTTCGAGGGGTACGGCTACGTGCGGGCCGGCACCACGGGAGTGTCCGTGATGCAGGTGTTCGGCGCGCCAGGCCCGCCGCGCAACACGACGCTGATGCTGCACGTCTACGGCGGACGGCTCGTGTACTACAACGATGAGACCAAGGTGGTCGACGACCACATCTACGACCGCTGGTTCAGGCTCAACGTGGTCCATGACGTCCAAGCGTCGGCCCTCACCGTGTTCATCGACGGCGACAAGAGGCTGGTCGTCCCAGGCTACGGCGGCGACCTCCACTACTTCAAGTTCGGGGTGTACACGCAGACAGATCCCTCGCACTACATGGAGTCGCGGTGGAGGGATGTCAAGGTCTACACCAAGACTCCCTACTGA